One window from the genome of Spirosoma rhododendri encodes:
- a CDS encoding tetratricopeptide repeat protein: MNKYVLLVVVLASLLTVGLYTRPKVVVRNESKQLGSANPSGRVAPGTQPTTSGATVDRSEIHEAPMTPEQQQRLDGLRTAYLTAAAPQRAKAADELIDAFRQASRYDSAAHYAGLVAKAQPSEPNLLRAGDQYFEAYTFAVDEAKTAALGQQTRQFYQQALDKNPNLLAAKANMAMTYVNTDNPMQGIALLRSVLQQDPNNELALFNLGMLSMRSGQYGRAVDRFRQILVNNPTSRKAKFYLGVSLAESGQKAEAKQVLAEVKTGEKDPQILAAIHEYEDRLK; the protein is encoded by the coding sequence ATGAATAAATACGTGCTGCTTGTTGTCGTGCTGGCGTCGCTCCTTACGGTGGGTTTATACACCCGTCCCAAGGTTGTTGTGCGCAACGAAAGCAAACAGCTTGGCTCGGCGAACCCGAGTGGCCGCGTAGCACCGGGAACCCAGCCCACGACATCTGGCGCAACGGTTGACCGGTCGGAGATTCATGAAGCACCGATGACGCCCGAACAGCAGCAACGTCTCGACGGGCTGCGGACGGCGTACCTGACGGCAGCAGCGCCCCAACGCGCCAAAGCAGCAGACGAACTCATTGATGCATTCCGGCAGGCAAGCCGCTATGACAGTGCAGCTCACTATGCGGGCCTGGTTGCGAAAGCGCAGCCTAGCGAACCGAATCTGCTTCGCGCGGGCGATCAGTATTTTGAAGCGTACACGTTCGCCGTTGATGAAGCCAAAACGGCAGCTTTAGGGCAGCAGACCAGGCAGTTCTATCAACAGGCACTCGACAAAAATCCGAATCTGCTGGCCGCCAAAGCCAATATGGCAATGACCTATGTCAATACCGACAACCCAATGCAGGGTATCGCCTTGCTACGGTCGGTGTTGCAGCAGGACCCTAATAATGAGCTTGCCCTGTTTAATCTGGGTATGCTTTCGATGCGGTCGGGCCAGTATGGTCGGGCGGTGGATCGGTTTCGTCAGATTCTGGTCAACAACCCAACCAGCCGGAAAGCTAAGTTTTACTTAGGTGTCAGTTTGGCCGAATCAGGTCAGAAAGCAGAAGCTAAGCAGGTACTCGCCGAAGTAAAGACCGGTGAGAAAGACCCGCAGATTTTAGCCGCGATTCACGAATACGAAGATCGGCTGAAGTAA
- a CDS encoding HU family DNA-binding protein, with the protein MTKADVIAEIADKTGIDKVEVTNTLETFFTVVKDSLAEGENIYVRGFGSFINKKRAKKVARNISQNKAMIIDEHFIPSFKPAKVFVEQVKTSEKTKETAE; encoded by the coding sequence GTGACGAAAGCAGACGTAATTGCAGAGATCGCCGATAAGACCGGAATTGATAAGGTTGAAGTGACAAACACACTGGAGACCTTTTTCACGGTGGTGAAGGACTCGCTGGCCGAGGGGGAGAATATCTATGTAAGAGGATTCGGCAGTTTCATCAATAAGAAAAGAGCGAAGAAAGTAGCCCGTAACATCTCGCAGAATAAAGCCATGATAATCGACGAACATTTTATCCCTAGCTTCAAGCCGGCTAAGGTGTTTGTCGAGCAGGTTAAAACCAGCGAAAAAACCAAGGAAACCGCCGAATAA
- the mutY gene encoding A/G-specific adenine glycosylase — protein MDWQSDANAVKATFAPTLEGWYERHRRDLPWRHTRDPYRIWLSEVILQQTRVAQGKPYYERFVESYPTVTDLANADERELLRLWQGLGYYSRARNLHQTARYITDQLGAEFPATFAGLLTLKGIGVYTAAAVASFAFGERVPVVDGNVYRVLARVFGITEDITTTGAKKTFAKLAEQLIQHAEDPATYNQSIMEFGAIQCTPVSPDCLLCPLQQSCNAYQTGRQMRLPVKAKKAPVRDRYFNYLVFRQGDRLAMRERTDRDIWQNLHDFWLIETDEPVDALTDLVLPEEVVGLVSQGRVTGGAVPLTQLLSHQRIRGQFFLIDMPDGLPVALPAGFNWHSADEVNRLPKPVLITTYLNEGLG, from the coding sequence TTGGATTGGCAATCAGACGCTAACGCCGTAAAAGCAACGTTTGCACCTACCCTGGAAGGGTGGTACGAACGGCATCGACGCGACCTGCCCTGGCGACACACACGTGACCCATATCGTATCTGGCTGTCGGAGGTTATTCTCCAGCAGACCCGGGTAGCACAGGGTAAACCGTACTACGAACGGTTTGTGGAAAGTTACCCAACCGTTACCGACCTTGCCAATGCTGATGAGCGTGAACTCCTGCGACTCTGGCAGGGGCTGGGCTACTACTCCCGCGCCCGAAATCTCCATCAGACTGCCCGCTATATAACCGATCAACTGGGCGCTGAGTTTCCGGCGACCTTCGCCGGCTTGCTGACTTTGAAAGGGATCGGCGTTTATACGGCGGCAGCGGTGGCTTCGTTTGCGTTTGGTGAACGTGTGCCGGTTGTTGATGGTAACGTCTACCGGGTGCTGGCCCGCGTGTTTGGCATCACCGAAGATATTACGACGACCGGAGCTAAAAAAACGTTTGCCAAGCTGGCTGAGCAGCTGATACAGCACGCCGAAGACCCGGCAACGTATAATCAGTCGATTATGGAGTTCGGGGCTATTCAGTGTACGCCTGTTTCACCCGACTGTCTGTTATGCCCGCTCCAGCAATCCTGCAATGCGTATCAGACGGGTCGGCAGATGCGGCTGCCGGTGAAAGCGAAGAAAGCGCCTGTTCGCGATCGTTATTTTAACTACCTCGTATTCCGGCAGGGCGACCGACTCGCAATGCGCGAGCGTACAGACCGGGATATCTGGCAGAATCTGCACGACTTCTGGCTGATCGAAACCGACGAACCGGTTGACGCGCTGACGGATCTGGTACTGCCGGAAGAGGTGGTCGGGCTGGTGAGTCAGGGGCGGGTAACGGGGGGCGCAGTACCGCTTACTCAGTTACTGTCGCATCAGCGAATCAGGGGGCAGTTCTTTCTGATCGATATGCCTGATGGTCTACCGGTAGCACTGCCGGCAGGGTTTAACTGGCACTCAGCGGATGAAGTAAATCGGTTGCCGAAGCCGGTTTTAATTACCACGTATTTAAACGAAGGGCTTGGATAA
- a CDS encoding single-stranded DNA-binding protein yields the protein MASLNKMTIIGNLGADPEVRYLDGGAVVATFNVATTEKYTNRNGEKVEQTEWFRVELWNEQAKVAEKYLKKGNSVYVEGRLRTELWTDKEGKERTSLRVRANTMQLLGSPNSDNGGDNQYEAPRQQQAVPQQAAPRQQEAPAAQQPAPRQQPAAQPARQQRHPEPAPFDGGDDDLPF from the coding sequence ATGGCAAGCTTGAATAAAATGACCATTATCGGCAACCTCGGTGCCGACCCGGAAGTGCGCTACCTCGATGGTGGGGCCGTTGTGGCCACATTCAACGTAGCGACGACGGAAAAATACACGAACCGCAACGGCGAGAAAGTTGAACAGACGGAGTGGTTTCGCGTTGAACTCTGGAACGAACAGGCCAAAGTGGCTGAGAAATATTTAAAGAAGGGTAATTCGGTTTACGTAGAAGGTCGCTTGCGGACAGAATTGTGGACCGATAAAGAAGGAAAAGAGCGGACTTCCCTGCGCGTTCGGGCCAACACCATGCAGTTGCTGGGTAGCCCCAACAGTGATAACGGTGGCGACAATCAGTACGAAGCTCCGCGTCAACAGCAGGCAGTCCCGCAGCAAGCCGCTCCCCGTCAGCAGGAAGCGCCCGCTGCACAGCAGCCCGCTCCGCGCCAACAGCCCGCTGCTCAACCCGCGCGGCAACAGCGGCACCCTGAACCGGCTCCTTTTGACGGTGGCGACGATGATTTGCCGTTCTAA
- the gldE gene encoding gliding motility-associated protein GldE: MDPGDPLSRQVLSADLGWSTYLALYGPYLALVLLLITLAGLVSASEAAFFSLSPDDRVRCRESNEPGYQQIAGLLERPKRLLASLVIFNNLINIAVVVIISFLTWEYTQAANRSNWLLIGVTTLTTLVIVLFGEIVPKVYASQNNLRVARRTATLASVGLAIFRPLAVMLVNLSNQVDKRIERRGYKLSIEELSQAVELTGAEATTEEKEILKGIVNFSNLTARQVMRSRLDISAVCNDLTFLELIDQINASGYSRVPVYGESLDQVEGIVYIKDLLPHIHADDSFDWQSLMRPVFFIPENKKVDDLLQDFQKKRVHMAVVVDEYGGTRGLVTLEDIIEEIFGDINDEFDDETPEGYQREDDRTVVFEGKTPLTDVCRVLNVDATTFEEIQGDSESLGGLLLELFGRLPTTDDETEYAGFKFFVLSADDKRINAVRVTKLESLPA, translated from the coding sequence ATGGACCCCGGTGATCCGCTTTCTCGACAGGTGCTCTCGGCCGATTTAGGCTGGAGCACCTATCTTGCTCTATATGGCCCGTATCTGGCACTCGTTCTGCTGCTGATTACGCTGGCTGGGTTGGTTTCTGCCTCCGAAGCCGCCTTTTTCTCATTATCACCCGACGATCGGGTTCGCTGCCGGGAAAGCAACGAACCCGGCTATCAGCAAATAGCCGGTCTGCTCGAACGACCCAAACGGCTGCTGGCGTCGCTGGTAATCTTCAATAACCTGATCAACATTGCTGTTGTCGTCATCATCAGTTTTCTGACCTGGGAATACACGCAGGCGGCTAATCGATCGAACTGGTTGCTGATCGGGGTGACGACGTTAACGACGCTGGTGATTGTACTCTTCGGGGAGATAGTACCGAAAGTATACGCCAGTCAGAATAACCTGCGCGTTGCGCGCCGGACGGCCACCCTGGCCTCTGTTGGGCTGGCTATTTTTCGCCCGTTGGCGGTGATGCTGGTCAATCTGAGCAATCAGGTGGACAAGCGAATCGAACGGCGGGGGTACAAGCTGTCGATCGAAGAGCTGAGTCAGGCGGTGGAGTTGACAGGGGCTGAGGCCACTACTGAAGAGAAGGAGATTCTGAAAGGAATCGTTAATTTCAGCAACCTGACCGCCCGGCAGGTAATGCGCTCCCGACTCGATATTTCGGCCGTTTGCAACGACCTTACCTTCCTCGAACTAATCGATCAGATCAACGCGTCTGGTTATTCACGGGTGCCGGTGTATGGCGAATCGCTTGATCAGGTGGAGGGTATCGTGTACATCAAAGATTTATTGCCCCACATCCATGCCGACGATTCGTTTGATTGGCAGTCGCTGATGCGGCCGGTGTTTTTCATTCCTGAGAACAAAAAGGTCGACGATCTGCTACAGGATTTTCAGAAGAAACGGGTGCATATGGCCGTCGTCGTAGACGAATATGGTGGTACGCGTGGATTGGTGACGCTGGAGGATATTATCGAAGAAATCTTTGGCGACATCAACGACGAATTTGACGACGAGACGCCGGAAGGCTATCAGCGCGAAGACGATCGGACGGTTGTGTTTGAAGGAAAAACGCCCTTGACCGATGTCTGTCGCGTGTTGAACGTGGATGCCACGACATTCGAGGAAATTCAGGGGGATAGCGAATCGCTGGGTGGTTTGCTGCTCGAATTGTTCGGTCGTCTGCCAACAACGGATGATGAGACCGAATACGCTGGCTTTAAGTTCTTCGTACTGTCAGCTGACGATAAGCGTATCAATGCTGTTCGGGTGACCAAGCTGGAGTCACTACCTGCATAA
- a CDS encoding LBF_2804 family protein, which translates to MRYLRRALDASHPTDEPYVLSDDELFLTQRAAYATLFASGFLGVLTVLLFQLPQFAWPDFFASTEFLIAGKPFAIPLITILYAVLVLYIAVHLTTGVNRFGARAIAQICQFPRLHDARYEHHVETMARLARSGKSGFRPYFNLKTHLARSRSGLFAYFLANQAAGFFASTIVTILLIPYIPTSAAIIIGLVGYVSWLVYSVRRIQFELKIRILAPLTIRSFVNELREEWHTNSEFQTVLTDVLNYAGILRRLHVYAHLVLVETLTDRVNEAILPHSPDDFLPQMAAMPPDMQRSVERLLVFSLLIDGRFTAKERAQLQKLQDHKLLTYSLTDIGELHKDYVAGKGLWL; encoded by the coding sequence ATGCGCTATCTGCGTCGGGCGCTCGATGCGAGCCATCCGACCGATGAGCCATATGTACTGAGTGATGATGAGCTGTTTCTGACGCAACGCGCAGCCTACGCAACGCTATTCGCAAGCGGTTTTCTGGGCGTATTGACTGTATTACTATTTCAGTTGCCACAGTTTGCCTGGCCTGACTTCTTTGCGTCGACGGAGTTTCTCATCGCGGGCAAGCCGTTTGCCATACCCCTGATTACGATTTTGTATGCGGTGCTGGTACTTTATATCGCCGTCCATCTGACGACGGGTGTGAACCGATTTGGCGCGCGGGCCATTGCGCAAATCTGCCAGTTTCCCCGCCTGCACGACGCCCGTTACGAACACCATGTTGAGACAATGGCGCGGCTGGCCCGTTCAGGAAAGTCCGGGTTTCGGCCCTATTTCAATCTGAAAACTCATCTGGCCCGGTCCCGCTCCGGCTTGTTTGCTTATTTCCTGGCCAATCAGGCGGCTGGCTTCTTTGCCAGTACGATCGTTACAATTCTACTGATTCCGTATATACCCACATCAGCCGCAATCATCATCGGGTTAGTCGGTTACGTCAGCTGGCTCGTCTACAGTGTCAGACGGATACAGTTCGAGCTAAAAATCCGGATTCTGGCCCCACTGACCATTCGTAGTTTCGTCAACGAGTTGCGTGAGGAATGGCACACAAACAGTGAGTTTCAAACCGTCCTTACCGATGTTCTGAACTATGCGGGTATACTGCGCCGTCTGCACGTATACGCGCACCTGGTTCTGGTCGAAACGCTCACTGACCGCGTCAACGAAGCCATACTACCTCATTCGCCTGACGATTTTCTGCCGCAAATGGCCGCTATGCCGCCAGATATGCAGCGCAGTGTCGAGCGGCTACTTGTTTTCAGCCTGCTCATCGACGGTCGTTTCACGGCAAAAGAGCGCGCGCAGCTTCAGAAGCTACAGGACCATAAGCTGCTGACCTACTCACTGACGGACATCGGTGAGTTGCACAAGGATTATGTGGCAGGAAAAGGGCTCTGGCTATAA
- a CDS encoding DUF3500 domain-containing protein, whose protein sequence is MQEEAEALLRLLTPAQRQQTVFRFDDEERFDWHYIPRERKGLPLRAMNAQQQQAARKLLQRCLSQDGYRKAEEIMALENVLRAIENRPSNDTYRDPDQYAFSIFGDPSGKDPWSWRIDGHHLSMQFLIVTGPDGAGRVLAQTPIFFGSNPAVVRADVPQKGKQVLKDETARAFELLASLDSAQVRRATLAAVAYPDIVTGNRRKLSLERMDGLRLGDMNGHQRDLFMQLVQVYLNRYRVTLASQQLDKLTKAGLDELRFAWAGDLTPTLGAGKGWYYRIHGPTVLIEYDNTQTNANHIHTVVRDLTNDFGLDALEEHYRNAVHSKP, encoded by the coding sequence ATGCAGGAAGAGGCTGAGGCTCTTCTTCGGCTGCTCACACCAGCACAGCGTCAACAGACTGTGTTCCGGTTTGATGATGAAGAACGGTTTGACTGGCATTACATTCCTCGCGAACGAAAAGGATTGCCCCTGCGGGCGATGAATGCCCAACAGCAACAGGCCGCCCGGAAACTGCTTCAACGTTGCCTAAGCCAGGACGGGTATCGCAAAGCGGAAGAAATCATGGCGCTGGAAAACGTACTGCGGGCAATTGAAAATCGACCGTCGAACGATACCTATCGCGATCCGGACCAGTATGCGTTCTCCATTTTTGGTGATCCATCGGGCAAAGACCCCTGGAGCTGGCGTATCGACGGGCACCATCTGTCGATGCAGTTTCTGATCGTAACCGGGCCTGATGGTGCCGGGCGGGTACTGGCCCAGACACCCATCTTTTTCGGCAGTAACCCCGCCGTTGTTCGGGCCGATGTGCCGCAGAAGGGAAAGCAGGTATTGAAAGACGAAACCGCCCGCGCCTTTGAACTGCTGGCATCGCTTGATTCGGCGCAGGTACGGCGGGCTACGCTGGCGGCTGTCGCCTACCCCGATATTGTAACGGGAAACCGACGCAAGTTATCGCTGGAACGCATGGACGGCCTGCGGCTGGGTGACATGAACGGTCATCAGCGTGACCTGTTTATGCAGTTGGTACAGGTTTATCTGAACCGTTACCGGGTGACGCTGGCCAGCCAACAACTTGATAAACTGACCAAAGCCGGGCTCGATGAGCTTCGTTTTGCCTGGGCCGGGGATCTGACGCCCACCCTGGGAGCGGGTAAAGGCTGGTACTATCGTATTCACGGCCCAACGGTGCTGATCGAGTACGACAACACCCAAACCAACGCCAACCACATACATACCGTCGTGCGCGACCTGACGAACGATTTCGGGCTCGATGCGCTGGAGGAACATTACCGAAACGCGGTCCACAGTAAGCCGTGA
- a CDS encoding S8 family peptidase, whose protein sequence is MKKILLWASVGLSTMATASAQETQWYLRDKTDKTAGISVDKTYSELLANRKPTPVLVAVIDGGIDTSHVDLKRVLWTNPKEIPGNGIDDDKNGYIDDVHGWNFIGGKDGRNVSYETVEITRMYNKLKPKYEGKDRKSLKPAEQKEYDLYVKAKADVEKNRAQYKSQYDGIHGFYTQYATAVDAIKQALNVPKLDTATLAKVLDTLSNQSLRRPVGGILQVLRQQGVADAEVMKSELGKYDDQLKTRAEYNYNPDFDSRSIVGDNPDDVTQRDYGNADINGPDPDHGTHVAGIIGADRTNNLGVMGISDAVMIMGVRAVPNGDERDKDVANAIRYAVDNGAKIINMSFGKDYSPQRKAVEDAERYALSKGVLMVHAAGNDGKDIDTAMNYPSPRFEDGASIPNVITVGASAEPISPDLVASFSNYGKRDVDVFAPGKEIYSTVPGSKYENNNGTSMASPVVAGVAAVLKSYFPKLTYADIKRIILASATPYHTKVRRPESSTMVDFATLSKTGGVVNLYEAVKLALAEEKGKAGK, encoded by the coding sequence ATGAAGAAAATCCTCCTATGGGCGTCGGTCGGGCTGTCTACGATGGCAACGGCTTCGGCGCAGGAAACGCAGTGGTACCTGCGCGACAAAACAGATAAGACGGCGGGCATCAGCGTCGATAAAACGTACAGTGAATTACTGGCTAACCGCAAACCCACACCGGTTCTGGTGGCCGTTATCGATGGCGGAATTGACACCAGCCACGTTGATCTGAAACGGGTGCTGTGGACGAATCCGAAAGAAATTCCCGGCAACGGAATAGACGACGATAAGAACGGGTACATCGACGACGTACACGGCTGGAATTTCATCGGTGGAAAAGACGGGCGCAACGTCAGCTACGAAACGGTGGAAATCACCCGGATGTACAACAAGCTCAAGCCCAAATACGAGGGTAAAGATCGCAAGTCGCTGAAGCCGGCGGAACAGAAAGAGTACGATCTGTACGTGAAAGCAAAAGCTGACGTCGAGAAAAACCGGGCGCAGTACAAATCGCAGTACGACGGTATTCACGGCTTTTACACGCAGTACGCAACTGCCGTCGATGCGATCAAGCAGGCGCTGAACGTGCCAAAACTAGACACGGCAACGCTGGCGAAAGTGCTCGATACGCTGTCGAATCAATCGTTACGCCGACCCGTTGGTGGCATTCTGCAAGTGTTGCGCCAGCAGGGAGTAGCCGACGCCGAGGTGATGAAAAGTGAGCTGGGTAAGTACGACGATCAGCTGAAAACCCGCGCCGAGTACAACTACAACCCAGATTTTGACAGCCGCAGTATCGTGGGTGATAACCCCGACGATGTAACGCAGCGCGACTACGGTAACGCCGACATCAACGGCCCCGACCCCGACCACGGCACGCACGTTGCCGGTATCATCGGTGCCGATCGGACGAATAATCTGGGCGTAATGGGTATTTCCGATGCCGTCATGATTATGGGCGTACGGGCGGTGCCGAACGGCGATGAACGCGATAAAGACGTGGCCAACGCGATTCGGTACGCCGTCGACAATGGGGCAAAGATTATCAACATGAGCTTCGGTAAAGACTATTCGCCCCAGCGGAAAGCGGTTGAGGATGCCGAGCGGTACGCCCTGTCGAAAGGAGTATTGATGGTTCACGCGGCTGGTAACGACGGCAAAGACATCGATACCGCCATGAATTACCCGTCGCCCCGCTTTGAGGATGGCGCATCGATTCCGAACGTCATTACGGTTGGGGCAAGTGCGGAGCCGATCTCGCCCGATCTGGTAGCCAGCTTCTCGAACTACGGTAAGCGCGACGTCGACGTGTTTGCGCCGGGCAAAGAAATTTATTCGACCGTGCCGGGTAGTAAGTACGAAAACAACAACGGTACGAGTATGGCGTCGCCGGTGGTAGCGGGCGTTGCTGCCGTGCTGAAATCGTACTTCCCCAAGCTGACTTACGCCGATATCAAGCGGATTATTCTGGCTTCGGCAACGCCCTATCATACGAAAGTGCGTCGCCCCGAATCGAGTACGATGGTCGACTTTGCCACGCTGTCGAAGACGGGGGGCGTTGTCAATCTGTACGAAGCCGTGAAGCTGGCACTGGCCGAAGAAAAAGGTAAGGCTGGTAAATAA
- a CDS encoding lytic transglycosylase domain-containing protein, with translation MRLNQYLWRIIAICSLTGLFLTTSAPSQAQTTDSTATRRDTIASVPTVPDTLLKLRLGKLQKDIPLNYHKAVQAYVDFFTFRRASTTKLMLERIPLFFPLYEKMLAQYELPDELKYLSVVESSLNPRAVSHAGAGGLWQFMPGTGRDMKLYQDDYVDERMDPVKATEAACKYLRDLYNIFEDWELAMAAYNCGPGVVKRAMRRTGGTTYYAIYDALPKETRGYVPQFVAFTYILNHAADHGIIGENFQHPIPTDTMQVTGYFNLETFARHGRVPLAELQRMNPAITTAVLPEYTDHYPLRVPRQYLTYVNSHRRSIMDSASRMPVVMDHMLMAKSEDVRYGNDSMNSWTRLGANGLAIAPSAAQPVATSEEDAPADTRPESVKKEAVTAKLAVAESADEPEEDIETVVLKKPRKQTYVVKRKDNLGDLADRFHVELYDLKRWNHLKSNTLQPGQTLVILKEVAETRSERLAEQGTAKAHKKAEAIAQTRHIKPRYHRVQDGDTLWNIAQRYDGLTIDRLKRLNNIRTNALRPGQKLIVG, from the coding sequence ATGCGTCTGAACCAGTATCTGTGGCGAATCATAGCAATCTGTAGCCTGACGGGCCTGTTTCTCACTACTTCCGCGCCCAGCCAGGCGCAAACCACCGACAGTACTGCCACCCGGCGCGACACCATAGCCAGTGTGCCGACCGTTCCGGATACGCTGCTCAAACTGCGGCTCGGCAAGCTCCAGAAAGATATTCCGCTGAATTATCACAAGGCGGTTCAGGCTTACGTCGACTTTTTTACCTTCCGCCGGGCCAGCACGACGAAACTGATGCTGGAACGGATACCCCTCTTTTTTCCGCTCTACGAAAAAATGCTGGCGCAGTACGAACTGCCGGATGAGCTGAAATACCTGTCGGTGGTGGAGTCGTCGCTGAATCCACGGGCGGTTTCGCACGCGGGCGCTGGTGGGCTGTGGCAGTTCATGCCCGGCACTGGTCGCGACATGAAGCTATACCAGGACGATTACGTCGATGAGCGGATGGACCCCGTTAAAGCGACCGAAGCCGCCTGCAAATACCTGCGCGACCTGTACAACATTTTCGAAGACTGGGAGCTGGCAATGGCCGCATACAACTGCGGGCCGGGCGTTGTGAAACGGGCCATGCGCCGGACGGGTGGCACGACCTACTACGCCATTTACGATGCCCTGCCGAAAGAAACGCGCGGTTACGTACCGCAGTTTGTCGCCTTCACGTATATTCTCAACCATGCTGCCGACCACGGTATCATTGGCGAAAATTTCCAGCACCCGATCCCAACAGATACCATGCAGGTGACGGGGTATTTCAACCTCGAAACGTTTGCTCGTCACGGGCGTGTGCCGCTGGCGGAACTGCAACGCATGAACCCGGCGATAACGACGGCTGTTTTGCCGGAGTACACCGACCATTACCCACTACGCGTTCCCCGCCAATACCTGACCTACGTGAATAGCCACCGCCGGTCCATTATGGATTCGGCCAGTCGTATGCCGGTCGTCATGGACCATATGCTGATGGCAAAAAGTGAAGACGTTCGCTACGGCAACGACTCGATGAATAGCTGGACTCGGTTGGGTGCAAACGGGTTGGCCATAGCTCCATCAGCAGCTCAGCCTGTCGCGACGAGTGAGGAAGACGCGCCTGCCGATACCCGGCCGGAGTCGGTGAAGAAAGAGGCTGTAACGGCTAAACTCGCCGTTGCGGAGTCAGCCGATGAACCGGAGGAAGACATTGAAACGGTGGTGCTGAAGAAGCCCAGGAAGCAAACGTACGTTGTCAAACGAAAGGATAATCTGGGCGATCTGGCCGACCGGTTCCACGTCGAACTCTACGACCTCAAACGCTGGAATCACCTCAAATCGAACACCTTACAGCCTGGCCAGACACTGGTTATTCTGAAAGAAGTGGCCGAAACCCGCTCTGAGCGGCTGGCCGAACAGGGCACTGCCAAAGCGCATAAAAAAGCGGAAGCTATTGCCCAGACAAGGCACATCAAACCCCGCTACCACCGTGTGCAGGATGGCGACACGCTCTGGAACATCGCCCAGCGCTACGATGGCCTGACCATCGACCGGTTGAAGCGGCTGAACAATATCCGGACGAATGCCCTGCGCCCAGGCCAGAAACTGATCGTCGGCTAG